The DNA region CACGTTGCGCCACCCGATCACCTTGCCGGCCAGCATGCTGACCCGGACACGGCCCAGCAGCGAGGAGAGGTAGGCGACCAGCTCCGCGTCGGGCGCGGAGGTGCGCACCACGGAGAGGTGGGTGGCGACCTGCTGGTAGCCGTCGACCAGCTCGTCGGCCTCGGCCCCGGTACGGCGCCGGGTCCGCAGCAGCGCCTCCATCCGCGCCCACTGCGCGGCGTGGGCGTCGACGTAGGCGTCCAGGTCGATCCGGGGCACGTCGACACCCTACGGACAGTGACGCGACCGGCGGGCACCCTGCCGCGCCTAGGCTGGCCGCGATGAGCACCCCACCCACCACCGAGTTCGCCACGGTCACCGACGACGACCTGGTGACCGGCGAGGGCGTCGCACTGGACCTGCCGCCGGCCTCGCTGGGCGTCCGGATGGCGTCAGGCCTGATCGACGTGACCGTCACCGTGCTCCTGCTGGTCGTGGTGCTGGTGGTCCTCTCCATCGCGACGATCGGCGCGGACGCGGCGTTGGTGGACGCCGCCGTGGTGCTGCTCTCGGTGGTGGTCTTCGCGATCTTCCCCACCACCCTGGAGACGCTGACCCGCGGCCGGTCGCTGGGGAAGCTCGCGCTCGGGTTGCGCACCGTCCGCGACGACGGCGGTCCGATCACGTTCCACCACGCGCTGGTCCGCGCGCTGATCGGCTACGTGGAGATCTACGCGTTCGCCGGCACCCCGGCGTTCTTCTCGATCCTGCTCAGCAAGCGCGGCAAGCGGCTGGGCGACTACGCCGCCGGCACCCACGTGGTGCGGGAGCGGGTCGTCCTGCGGCTGCCGTCCCCCGCACCGATGCCGCCGGAGCTGGCCGGGTGGGCCGCCGGCGCGGACATCACCGCGTTGCCGACCGGCCTGGCGCTGGCGATCCGGCAGTTCCTCGGGCGTGCCGACCTGGTGGACCCGGTCTCCCGGGACCAGGTCGCCCGATCGCTGGCGGCCGAGCTGACGCCGTACGTCGCCCCGGCGCCGCCGCGCGGGGCCCCGGCCGAGCGGGTCCTGTGCGCGGTACTGGCCGAGCGCCGCGAGCGGGACCGGCGACGGCTGGCCCGCGAGGAGGAGCTGCGTCGACGGCTGTGGACACCGCAGGGATGATCGCGCGGACGGCCTCAGTAGGTTTGGGAACGGCTCGGGTCGGTCACGCTTCCCGGGCATCGTCCGTGCCCGTGACTCCCAGGAGCCGCTCGACCCATGGCTGACCAGACCGACCTGACCGACCACACCAACCCCGCCGGCGCCGCCGCCGAGGCCGGGCCCCTCACCAGCGCCGAGCTGGCCCGGGCCAAGGCCGCCATCGACCGGGTGAACGCCACCTTCTCCGGGCGCGTGGTGGGCCAGGAGAAGGTCCGCACCGCCCTCCTGGTGACGTTGCTGGCCGAGGGCCACGTGCTGCTGGAGTCGGTGCCCGGTCTGGCCAAGACCCTCGCCGCGTCGACGCTGGCCCAGGCGGTCTCGGCCCGCTTCTCCCGGATCCAGTGCACACCGGACCTGTTGCCCTCCGACATCATCGGCACCCAGGTCTACGACCCCCGTCGCCACGAGTTCGAGACCCAGCTCGGTCCGGTGCACAGCAACTTCGTGCTGCTCGACGA from Nocardioides sambongensis includes:
- a CDS encoding RDD family protein; the protein is MSTPPTTEFATVTDDDLVTGEGVALDLPPASLGVRMASGLIDVTVTVLLLVVVLVVLSIATIGADAALVDAAVVLLSVVVFAIFPTTLETLTRGRSLGKLALGLRTVRDDGGPITFHHALVRALIGYVEIYAFAGTPAFFSILLSKRGKRLGDYAAGTHVVRERVVLRLPSPAPMPPELAGWAAGADITALPTGLALAIRQFLGRADLVDPVSRDQVARSLAAELTPYVAPAPPRGAPAERVLCAVLAERRERDRRRLAREEELRRRLWTPQG